ataatgacaactgacataaaTACCAACAGATGTGGATAAGGTTGTTATGTTTTGAATAAAGTTTTCACAGATACAAACTTTACTTGGCACCAAGAATATCAATAAACTTAAAAAATCAAACACCCATCAAACTATTTATTTCTCACCTTATACTTGACAGGTAGAAAGATGTAAAACTGTTGAAGTTTTTCGACTGTCTGGTACTTTGATGATACTTCCACCTTTACAGGATTCCTTAATGATGCCCTCTGCAGTTTTTGAACCTGGATAGAGGGAGACAACTGTCTTAAAATGCAAACTTTGAtaaaaaaatagaactgtttttTCTTTCTTACACTTGTACTTCTTTTTTCCTTAGTCAAAGAGCATCATCTCGTCTTTACCCAGTTTGATTCCATTTGCAGTGAGATTGCCATAATTTAAAAACACCAAATGTTAAAGAAGAAATCTGAGCAAAACAGAATGAGGTATTAATGTAAGACAATAAAACTTCTTGCAGTGAAACTATGTGAGATAGGTTTTAACAGATGTTGCAGCATTCAAGGTTCTACTGCCAAAGCATTGCTATAACAGATACAAACACCTGATATTTGCACAATTACTAGCAAAATACTTCATCAGTTGTCCGTGATACAACAAACTGATCACAGTCACAGAAGGTTCTGCATACAACAGACATAGCATgcatttttttcttcattttctccCAATCATTAATACATGCTAAAAAAACAACCAATGAACTACAAAGAATTATgaattgtaactgaatgaatgcTGTAAGTCCCCTGTCAACAAATATAAACGTCTGTAGAAGCTAACAGGTTATTCTATTAATCGTCAATAAGATCGGTTAACTTCATGTTCCCTGTCTCGTGTGAAACACTCTCCTACCTTCTTGGTCATCGTGGCAGaatacaggtaggtgtttctTTCCCTAGGGATGACCTTCAAGATCTTGTCCACCTGGAACCAACAGCGAGATCACTCACACTCCAACAGTAGGTAAACAATGGACTACACACACATGATTCCATACAGAGCAGCTCAAGGTAGATATTTTATGTCTTGGTAAAACAGTTGATTCTTATTGTGATTTATACAAATTAGAGGCGACATATTCAGAGTTGACTCCATTATCTGAAGTGTAAGACCACAAGAAATGTAGGCAGTGAGAGTATTTCACAGAAAGGAGAGCTGGAGGGGCTATTAAGTTGcaaaattaatgttttttatgaaataatgaCCAACACTAAACATCAGAACAACCCCTGTGAGTTCACTAACACCAATGAAAATGGTAGAGGGATTACCATGGGTACTATGTTTTCATAGTAGAGACCCATAGATTTGACTGTGCTAATCTTCACATGTGAAACCTCACCTGCACACACTGTTTCACTTTGCTATTACATCAGCAGGTAATACAGCTTTGTATTCATTATGTAGCATGCCATTTCCTAAATGTCACATTGACAACACAGTTGACACCGCAACACAGAAAACCTTCAATGACTCGCGTAACTCCTGTAAACACTTTCAAAATTCCTCAATATGTTGACCTATGAAGAATCATTTGAAATCTGCATTTGGTTTTCGATTCAAACAGTGTTGTACCTAAATACAAGTAGTTAGGCTTTAATGTTCCTACCACATCTTTGTCACACAGCACTATCCTCCATAACTTACCTCCTGCTCAAAATCCATGTTCAGGATCCTGTCTGCCTCATCCATCACCTGACACGAAACACAAGtgtttgtcaaacaaacagtTCAGCGAGTATTTTATTACAACCCTTTTAGCtttattccagcagtatcatgacaggagacaccagaaatgggcttcatgaaTTCAACCAGGGTTTAATGGGAGCTGTATCATTGACCAGGCAAACAAGCTGACAGCATGATCAACATAATACATCATCGAGGTACAATAACACTAATCAGCTCAGTCACTGTCACACCGTCTGACCTGAAGTGCGTCACTTTGGGCGACATTCTGATGTGTCTGTACTGGCTTCAATCACCAGCAGGGATGACTATTAGTAATATAAGCAAAACGAAAACCATGAATATTAGGAAGACTGCTTAACTGGTTAGGACAGCTGCTACATTTACAGACAGTTTGCTTAAGCCATTTGACGCTTACCTGTGCAGGTTAACATACTCTCCaggtgtaacatatgttatatttgggattacactttctcagtacagTACAAATTCTAGAGAAGTTTGaccccacaccctcagagtcagtcaCCTAATAGCCAGCAAATAATCAACCGCTTAATCTGCTCAGCCACCATGAATGTAGTCATACTCACGAGGTATTTCAGATTACGGAGATTGAAGCCCTTTGTGTTTTCTAGATGGTCGACCAGTCGTCCTGGCGTGGCTGAAAGTAACGACAGAAACTTGGACTGTCATCAACCATCAACATATCTGAGCTACCATTTCAAATTTACCTATTCTGATACCATGCATATGATGTTTTGGATACACGTCATCAGTACATGtggaaaacatgtatttctaaGTATGTATTTCTAACTTTTCCAGCAaggagagctttgaaaatctaacCAATATAAACACTCTTTCAACGCTAGTTCCAAATGGTTCCAACATTTTTTGTATGAAAGTACAGAAATGAGCATCACTATGTATAAGTTTTTCCAATTTGAATCAGGATGTTATGAAACCTCAGCAATTTATCAGCTTGTACAAATACAATATATTAACAGTACTACCCATTCCACAATTCTGTTGACAATGTCCAAGATGTGTGCCAAATTTAAGCACGGACTGACAAAAAAAACTGGAACTGAAATTCCATCATGGTTATCATGAAGATGAGGGAAATATTGAATTTTAACAAAGATCAAATTATGTTCACTTACACTCTGACACATCCATCATGTAAAATTCAGTAGTAAGTCATCATCATCCATCTCTGACACAGTGGGCATGAATTACAGAGATAAGAAAATAGTCATTACCTATGATAACATGTGGCTTCTTTGCTAACATCAGTGCTTGCGTCATCATGTCGATACCGCCTACCACCACAGCTGCAATGAATGACACCATGTTACTATGCAATGACAACACCAAgctttcataatttcattttcaataaaatgcTCTTTGGAAATCTAAACTGTACTTGCTTTCCGTGAAATGATGCTGTAACATGATATACAGTTACGTTAAAATCAGACAATTCCTCTCTCTCTAATCAGGTGGATATTGTCTTAACAAGCACAAAGACATTCAGGATGGCAAATCTGACTAACATTCCTGCATCCAGTATGTATGAAAAATGAGAAAGGCTGCAACGGAATTTTATGTGGATGCAGAAAAAGTCTTAATATTTCGTGTAAAAATTTCGATCAAATAACAACTTCTCAGTCAGTTTGCTTCTTGCCATgctatggtatcatttgcaatttaattactaacagtatgagtgagtgagtttagttttacgctgcactccgcaatattccagacaatccagtgaccaacagcatgagaatcgatatgcgcaattgggaaccaatgccatgtgtcaaccaagtcagcgagtctaaccacccaatcctgttagtcacctcttacgacaagtatagtcaccttttatggcaagcatgggttgcttaaggcctattctgccccagGACCTTCACCGACCAtatgccgccatgtagctggaatactgctgagtgcagagtaaaactaacctcactcactccctgaTCCAACCACTTCCAGCATTCTACATACCACCTAGTAGGAGCAGACTTAAAGCTGTTCTTCAGCTATTAATGTTTGACATCCAAAACAGCTTCACTCAGGGGTCAGGCTGGCCACATGAGTTTATTGAGGTCATAACTgcatagatggatgctcatgccaatcactggactgtctggtccagactatattATAGTCAACACTGTCATCTATGCGGCATAGCGGTGATTCAAACAGAATTGAGTGAATATTCTGGACAgggttttagcaacattcatcAATATGACTGGCActaaacaataaaaaacaaaactctACATACCAGTTTTGACGCCAATGCTAGCTCCCAGTGCTTCAAACTGCTCTGAGATCTGGAATGCCAGCTCCCGGGTGGGAGTTAGAACAAGAGCAAACAGTCTCTGGGGTGTGTCCAAGAGTGACTGGAGAATAGGCAGGGCAAACGAACCTGTCTTACCTGACCCCGTCTCAGCCAAACCTATCACATCTTTACCTGGAAATACAAACAGTAAATTATCAACATTGATCAATTCTTGATGTTATCATTGTTAACATGTTCTCACAACAATCGTAGGATGCAGCATTACCTACAAGATGTTCcaatattaaaatataaacaagaacatcTAAGGAAATATGCTATTTTGAGGATTACACTTTTTAATTAAAGTAGAAATTTTTGTACTTTTGGGCACAGATGTTGGATTGGAACCCACACCTTCAGAGTTAGGCACCTAGCACACAAAGCCAACCATCCAACCAACTCAGCTAATGCAGCTCTCACAAAAACTGGAGTCAGACAACTGGAAGTCTGGATGACATACTTTGTCTATCTCACTGAGGAGTATACCAGAATTCTGCCTTTCTGGTTCTTCCACTGCAGACCCAgttgatgaaaaatatattatcaGAATATTCAGTTTTCACAAAGGCTCTTTAACGTCTCTCTGTGATAAGCATTTGAGTCACATTGTGTGTACCAGTTTGTACCAGCTTGTTCATGATGAGGAATTTAAAATACAGTGACTCAAGTCTTACATTTggttcattttgagaaactaATGAGAGTGAGTAACTCCTTTGAGTAGCACTTTAGAAGTTGGGAAATTCAACATACACagaatttatggataacaacttcattattTCAAAGAAATGCAAAGCTACAGATAGAATTCTGGTGTGTGGTTTCCAAAGGTAACTAGATAACCCCTGTCTCCCACTAATGCTGCCATCCAAAATGTTAATTTTTAAGAACAAGATGGCTAATTTCAGTTCCATAGAAAATAAACCCCAAACAGATTAtggttgttttctgtttaaGAACGCTAACCCTTGTACTTAGGTCTTGTTAACATGACCATACTGAGCTAAAGTCTTTGAGCAAAAGTTTCTACATAGAAATGTAAAGACTCTTATACCATCCAAGGCGACTGGGATTGATTCCTTCTGTATCTGTGTTGGAGCTTTCCATTTCAGTTGTTCACAAGCCTCACAAAGTACATCCACAATGCCCTgtaaacaatcatcatgatgacaACATAAGTCTGATAATTCATGCTTTCGTATTACTTGTATATTGAAATACACTTCTACAATATGTATATTGCAATTTTTCAGTACAGTGGCACAGTGAGTTAAAATTATATGAAGTTCAGTACAAGGAATTCCCTCTATGACAGTTAAGACAGATACTACTTTTCATAATCCACAGAAAAAACACTATATTAGCCATACTacaaacgaaaaaaaacccagactCCCCATCATTCCAACCTAATTTAGAGATTGTCTGaaacataatatatatacacCTAGGGCTTTGGTGTGTACAAACTAGGATCTGTGTGCACAATTGTCACTTTCTATCAAATTCTTATGCTCCTAATATATTGCTAAATGGATTGCAATACAGGAATCTGAAtcacaaatatgtattttatttgcaAATATACTGGCctaattatgaatatgttttaaaaaaattaaaccgGCATGGAAAACAGAGataaatcattgatattttttatcatCATAATCTTCCAGACACAATCAGGCCCAAGGTGGCTGACAGTAACGTCATGAAATAGAAtcagttcattttcattttttgttatCATCAAAATTCTAGTTAGTAAGTTTTCTtttcacttagcaatattccaactatgtggcggcagcatgtaaataatcaagtctggaccagacaatccagtgatcaacagcatgaacatcagtctgggcaattaggaaccgatgacatgtcaaccaaggattcgagcctgaccacccgatcccgttaacctcttacgacaagcatagtcgtcttttacggcaagaatgggttgctgaagccgtGAAGGCGTACTCTACCCCGGACCTAGCtgagagccgcgatgcggtcctatacagtcaagacatgaccctacgcgatgcagggtcatgtcttgactgtataggaccgcatcgTGGCTCTCGGCTACGCGGCTCTCggctaccccggaccttcagtgGGCTTCAAGGGTCTCAAAATTCTGGACATGATCTGGCTAGATGAGTCAAGGTGGCTGTTGGTCTGTCAGTAAAAGAAGATCTGGGCCGTGTACAGGAATATTCATTCCAAATGAAACGGTTGAAACTGTTTCCATCAGCTGTCCAAAACCAAACTGTAAGTAACTCCAAACAAATACGGTTCTAGTAACTTCTACATGTCATCGTGTATGTTCAAACAAACATTGGACAAATCCTAATACTTGAAAGAACACATACAAGTGACTTGAATGTAACTGGAGTTTCTTCGGTAGCCTCCTCAGCGCTTGATGAATTGTTCGCTTCCTCTTCTTCCATGTTTTGTTTAGGTTTTCAACAACACGTGCGTGTTTCCAGACGGAAATGAGTTATCTCTCTTGGGTTTGTTAAATGAAAGTGTCACAAGTTGTTAATACGAAATaagatttcttacaaaatgaTTTCTCTCTCTTAATTATAGTCGTATTTACTGTAGAATACAATGCGTATAGGAATACAAAAGAAAGGGAAATATACGGGatatgtttctttctttttttccaaATCCTTATTCTGCAAGGGCTCAAGGGTTCGTGCGGGAAAACAGACATTTATTCCTTTCTTAGTCCACAATTTGTATTATCCAACAAAATGGCGAAGCAtcatccagacttgattttctGTCGAAAGCAGCCGGGTGTTGGTTCGTATATTTGTGAACATTCAACGTTTGGCTGTGGTTCCTTGTAGTCTGATTAGTTCATGCAAGTGTTTTCATGGAATGATAGTGATTGTTATGGCTTACTGGGAGTGCCTCAGCCGCCcataaatgataacatttttaaCGTGTTCTCATCATTGTTAGGGTGTGATTGACGTAGTGAAAACGTTTCAGGTTACACACTTGCGGGCCTTACCATTTTTGTGATCTTCAATCCACATTGATCTGATGGGGAGATTCTAATACGTTCGCACTTTTACAGTTTATAAAggttgctgttttaaggtatATCTATGTTCAGTTCCTGCATCTTTTTTTTTTACTAGGATAAACTTTTGAACTTGACTTTTACAAGAATTCGTTTTACTAACCATTGCTGTTTACAATTTCAGCTATTGGGAGGCTGTGCGAAAAATGTAAGTGTAATCATGataatgtttataaaattttacatattactcagggattgggaaagagaactttgagaAAGGGCCATTTTCaagattattagccattttctgaatttataatgggccactgcccttgtatcaatagtaaacttcaaaactaaaattttaatgggccatttttccttctaatgtgcaaaatgccCCATGGGCCCTCCCTTTCCCAATCTGATTACTCACTGTTCTCTGTAATCATCAAGATAAATTTTGATCGAAGCATATATTGgtcaaataatgaaaaacatgacaaataCCATGTTAAACACTGTGCGATATATCTCTGTATTGCTTGTTTTTACAAATAATGTTGGGATTTCTACAAGATGAGTAAGTAATGTGAAACTGGCATATGTCTTGCTTAGTGTGAGTAATCTTGAATGCACTATGATATTACCATATATAATTCAAATACAATAAAGACAAATTCTAATAGTATACAACTATGCAACATCTTATTAATGTATACTCTTTGTCATTGTAGACTCTACCAACTTCTTCAAGCAAGGTGATGCATGCATTTAGATGGTTTATAGTCCATCCTCATCTTCTCATTGATGTTCAAAGAAGATAAAGTTACTCATGTTGAAACTGTTTTCTTTCAGGTGATGGGAAATGTGTTATCTGTGACTCATATGTGCGTCCATGTACGCTGGTCCGGATCTGCGACGAGTGTAACTACGGATCCTACCAGGGTCGATGTGTGATCTGCGGAGGACCTGGGGTGTCAGATGCCTACTACTGCAAGGAGTGCACTATAATGGAGAAAGATGTGAGTATACCACATGTAGGCAGAACTCTAGGGTCAAATTGGTGAAAATTTGGCATGCCCAGTACTTCCAACTATCTAGTAATTTTCCATGAAGTTGTAGTCTGAAATGACCTTGAACCATTATGTATGTGCTGGCACAACTTTTCACACATGGACTGCCACCACAGGTtctacattttcacaaaacaggCACAAAAAGCACTCG
The nucleotide sequence above comes from Haliotis asinina isolate JCU_RB_2024 chromosome 5, JCU_Hal_asi_v2, whole genome shotgun sequence. Encoded proteins:
- the LOC137283719 gene encoding probable ATP-dependent RNA helicase DDX47 — protein: MEEEEANNSSSAEEATEETPVTFKSLGIVDVLCEACEQLKWKAPTQIQKESIPVALDGKDVIGLAETGSGKTGSFALPILQSLLDTPQRLFALVLTPTRELAFQISEQFEALGASIGVKTAVVVGGIDMMTQALMLAKKPHVIIATPGRLVDHLENTKGFNLRNLKYLVMDEADRILNMDFEQEVDKILKVIPRERNTYLYSATMTKKVQKLQRASLRNPVKVEVSSKYQTVEKLQQFYIFLPVKYKDVYLVYILNELAGNSFIIFCSTCANTQRVALMLRNLGMTAVPLHGQMSQSKRLGALNKFKSKNRSILIATDVASRGLDIPHVDVVINLDIPTHSKDYIHRVGRTARAGRSGKSITFVSQYDVELYQRIEHLINKKLPLYKTEEEEVMMLMERVSEAQRHAKMEMNDSTDGKKKKRHRDDDDTEESRGVRKKMKMKKKGR
- the LOC137283720 gene encoding PHD finger-like domain-containing protein 5A, with product MAKHHPDLIFCRKQPGVAIGRLCEKCDGKCVICDSYVRPCTLVRICDECNYGSYQGRCVICGGPGVSDAYYCKECTIMEKDRDGCPKIVNLGSAKTDLFYERKKYGFKKR